One genomic segment of Candidatus Woesearchaeota archaeon includes these proteins:
- a CDS encoding diphthamide synthesis protein, which yields MIKMLELNYDLEKENIIKRIKEEQAKLILLHLPDGLKPKAKELQELIKRETDAEVLIWGGSNFGACDLPIDTQRIGVDLIIHFGHSAWLS from the coding sequence ATGATAAAAATGCTAGAATTAAATTATGATTTGGAAAAAGAAAACATAATAAAAAGAATAAAAGAAGAACAAGCAAAACTAATTCTTCTTCACTTACCGGACGGCCTAAAACCTAAAGCAAAAGAACTACAAGAATTAATAAAGAGAGAAACAGATGCAGAAGTACTAATCTGGGGAGGCTCGAATTTTGGAGCTTGTGATTTGCCAATAGATACTCAAAGAATAGGTGTAGATTTAATAATTCATTTTGGACATAGCGCTTGGCTAAGTTAA
- a CDS encoding NUDIX hydrolase codes for MEIKKKSLIVFFDDKKRILLQDRRNHSKFGENWGFFGGSLEREENFKDALVREVKEELDFDLDLSEVNFVDYMDFEIEGIRAINAMFVCPLGDKLKNFVVLEGSGAELFSIEDAKKLNTVGANKFIHKHVDIILDKIKNFIESKI; via the coding sequence ATGGAGATTAAAAAGAAATCTTTAATTGTTTTTTTTGATGATAAAAAAAGAATTTTGTTGCAGGATAGAAGAAACCATAGTAAATTTGGTGAAAATTGGGGTTTTTTTGGTGGTTCTTTAGAAAGAGAAGAAAATTTCAAAGATGCGTTAGTAAGGGAAGTTAAGGAAGAATTAGATTTTGATTTAGATCTGAGTGAAGTTAATTTTGTTGATTATATGGATTTTGAGATTGAGGGAATCAGAGCTATTAATGCTATGTTTGTTTGTCCTTTAGGTGATAAGTTGAAAAACTTTGTTGTTTTAGAGGGTTCGGGGGCAGAATTATTTTCTATTGAGGATGCTAAGAAGTTAAATACTGTAGGCGCTAATAAATTTATTCATAAACATGTCGATATTATTTTAGATAAAATCAAAAATTTTATTGAATCTAAAATTTGA
- the topA gene encoding DNA topoisomerase I: MHDLIITEKPSAAKKIAEALADGKPVVEKTNGVSVFKLSHKKKDIVVVSAVGHLYSLTEKQKSFTYPSYDIEWKPAADVDKGAAHSRKYLNIIKKEAKSANSFTVACDYDIEGEVIGLNVIRYTCNQKDASRMKFSTLTKPDLVKAYENKFKNIDWGQALAGETRHFLDWLYGINISRALTLAMKEAGRFKIMSSGRVQGPALKIIVDKEKEIKAFKPEPYWQITLLTEKDKKKIEALHKTEKFWKEEEATKIYEKVKNEKTTKIKDIQKRKFNQAPPTPFNLGDLQTEAYRLFKIQPKQTLQIAQNLYLAGVTSYPRTSSQQLPSELGYNKLLSTIAKNPIYKLAVEKLLAQKNNLKPNNGKKTDPAHPAIYPTGTMPKELKGQESKVYDLIVKRFISTFAEPAERETATIIFDIKEEEFIGKGTITTHKGWHDYYAPYVRLKEEEIPQFKIGEEAKTKKIILDQKETQPPKRYTPSSIITELEKRGLGTKATRADIVENLFKRGYVKDKSIEATEIGIEVEEILEKYVPELLDEEFTRNIEEEMELIRENKSTQNKILEKAKKHLDKILSHFKKQEGKVGEELVTANQEAQDSANTLGPCPECKQGTIMIKRGKFGMFAACNKYPDCKTTFNLPKNGATQPTDKISETGYPIIRVIRQGKSPIELSLNPEDNMKDIPEEKKEEMKQIKEGKSKKPCPECGKPLVVRTAIYGDFVACSGFPKCKYTEATTPQFKDKKSEENQEN, translated from the coding sequence ATGCACGATTTAATAATAACTGAAAAACCATCAGCAGCAAAAAAAATAGCTGAAGCTCTAGCTGACGGAAAACCAGTAGTTGAAAAAACAAATGGTGTGTCTGTGTTTAAATTATCGCACAAAAAAAAAGACATAGTAGTCGTATCTGCAGTCGGTCACTTATATTCTCTAACAGAAAAACAAAAATCATTCACATATCCTTCCTATGATATAGAGTGGAAACCTGCAGCGGATGTTGATAAAGGCGCAGCTCATTCAAGAAAATACTTAAATATCATAAAAAAAGAAGCAAAATCCGCAAACTCATTTACGGTAGCATGTGATTATGATATAGAAGGAGAAGTCATAGGGCTTAACGTAATAAGATACACGTGTAACCAAAAAGATGCTAGCAGAATGAAATTCTCCACGCTAACAAAACCAGATCTTGTAAAAGCATACGAAAATAAATTTAAAAATATAGACTGGGGACAAGCACTAGCAGGTGAAACTAGGCATTTTTTAGACTGGCTTTATGGTATAAACATATCTCGAGCTTTAACACTGGCAATGAAAGAAGCTGGAAGATTTAAAATAATGAGTTCAGGACGAGTTCAAGGGCCCGCACTAAAAATAATAGTAGATAAAGAAAAAGAAATCAAAGCTTTCAAACCAGAACCCTATTGGCAAATAACATTATTAACAGAAAAAGACAAGAAAAAAATAGAAGCCTTACACAAAACAGAAAAATTCTGGAAAGAAGAGGAAGCAACTAAAATATATGAAAAAGTAAAAAACGAAAAAACAACAAAAATAAAAGACATACAAAAAAGAAAATTTAATCAAGCACCCCCAACACCATTTAATCTTGGAGATTTACAAACAGAAGCGTATCGCTTGTTCAAAATACAACCAAAACAAACTTTACAAATCGCACAAAACCTTTATCTAGCAGGAGTTACTTCGTATCCAAGAACATCATCTCAACAACTACCTTCAGAACTCGGATACAATAAATTATTGTCAACAATCGCAAAAAATCCAATATATAAACTAGCTGTAGAAAAATTACTTGCACAAAAAAATAATTTAAAACCAAACAACGGAAAAAAAACAGATCCTGCTCACCCAGCAATATACCCTACAGGAACAATGCCTAAAGAGCTGAAAGGACAAGAAAGCAAAGTTTACGACCTAATAGTAAAAAGGTTCATATCAACATTCGCAGAACCTGCAGAAAGAGAAACTGCAACGATAATATTTGATATAAAGGAAGAAGAGTTCATAGGAAAAGGCACAATAACAACTCATAAAGGATGGCATGATTACTATGCGCCATATGTAAGGCTAAAAGAAGAAGAGATTCCACAATTTAAAATTGGAGAAGAAGCAAAAACTAAAAAAATCATATTGGACCAAAAAGAAACACAACCACCAAAAAGATACACTCCCTCAAGCATAATAACTGAATTAGAAAAAAGAGGACTTGGAACAAAAGCAACAAGAGCAGACATAGTAGAAAATTTATTTAAAAGAGGATATGTGAAAGACAAAAGTATTGAAGCAACAGAAATAGGCATAGAAGTTGAAGAAATATTAGAAAAATATGTTCCTGAATTATTAGATGAAGAATTTACAAGAAACATAGAAGAAGAAATGGAACTGATAAGAGAAAACAAAAGCACACAAAATAAAATTTTAGAAAAAGCAAAAAAACATTTAGACAAAATATTAAGTCATTTCAAAAAACAAGAAGGGAAAGTAGGAGAAGAACTTGTAACTGCAAACCAAGAAGCGCAAGATTCTGCAAACACATTAGGTCCTTGCCCAGAATGCAAACAAGGAACAATAATGATAAAGCGTGGCAAATTCGGTATGTTTGCAGCATGCAATAAATACCCTGACTGTAAAACCACTTTTAATTTACCAAAAAATGGAGCAACACAACCAACAGATAAAATATCTGAAACAGGGTACCCTATAATACGCGTAATAAGACAAGGAAAATCACCTATAGAACTTTCTCTTAATCCTGAAGATAACATGAAAGACATACCAGAAGAAAAAAAGGAAGAAATGAAACAAATAAAAGAAGGAAAAAGCAAAAAACCATGTCCTGAATGCGGAAAACCACTTGTTGTAAGAACTGCAATATATGGAGACTTCGTAGCATGTTCTGGATTTCCCAAATGTAAATATACGGAAGCAACAACGCCTCAATTCAAAGATAAAAAATCTGAAGAAAACCAAGAAAATTAG